The following proteins are co-located in the Desulfobacterales bacterium genome:
- the surE gene encoding 5'/3'-nucleotidase SurE has protein sequence MKIVITNDDGHDAPGLAALYGAVSRLGEVLIVAPEAPQSGVGHTITLKDGVFAKKAGANKYIVQGSPADCARLALKVFAPDAQWLISGINPGANLGTDIYPSGTVAAAREAAILGRKAIALSQYIARDHSIDWSITAYHALRLLPVIMEKELDPGQYWNVNFPHPLRTDSLPPHQFCEPEKQPHDYIFYNNSDLYYYDGSIHDRPRAAGSDVDVCFSGRVAVTRMQI, from the coding sequence GTGAAAATCGTCATAACAAACGATGACGGCCATGATGCGCCGGGGCTGGCCGCGCTTTACGGGGCGGTAAGCCGTCTTGGCGAGGTTCTCATCGTCGCACCGGAAGCCCCGCAGTCCGGCGTCGGGCATACCATCACCTTAAAAGACGGGGTTTTTGCCAAGAAAGCAGGGGCCAACAAATATATCGTTCAGGGCTCCCCGGCAGACTGTGCGCGCCTGGCGCTCAAGGTGTTTGCCCCGGATGCGCAATGGCTGATATCCGGCATTAATCCGGGCGCCAACCTGGGAACGGATATCTATCCCTCCGGAACGGTGGCTGCGGCCCGGGAGGCCGCCATCCTGGGGCGAAAGGCGATCGCGCTGTCCCAATATATCGCCAGGGATCACAGCATTGACTGGTCGATAACCGCATATCATGCCCTGCGATTACTGCCGGTGATAATGGAAAAAGAATTGGATCCCGGACAGTACTGGAATGTCAATTTCCCTCATCCATTAAGAACCGATTCTTTGCCGCCGCACCAATTCTGCGAGCCGGAAAAGCAGCCGCATGACTATATTTTCTATAATAATTCGGATCTTTATTACTATGACGGCAGTATTCATGACCGGCCCCGCGCGGCCGGCAGCGATGTGGATGTCTGTTTCAGCGGCCGGGTTGCCGTCACCCGCATGCAGATTTGA
- a CDS encoding ISAs1 family transposase has translation MQNSNISSHFENLTDPRRDNKRHKLIDIITIAICAVICNADNYEQICLFGNAKYDWFKKFLELPHGIPSADTFERIFSRIDPEEFKQSFLDWIQAIRQITKGEVVAVDGKTLRHSHDKSNGKSAIHMVSAWASANGIVLGQRKTDAKSNEITAIPELLKTLEIAGCIVTIDAMGCQTKIAEDIVNKNADYVLALKGNQSNLHENIALYFEEQAAKQFKGCPYDYYETVDGEHGKIEIRRYWTTSDIDWLQGKEDWQNLNTICMVERERHFTEKIEKETSYYIGSLESDAKQFGDAIRNHWGIENSLHWVLDVSFREDDSRARKGNAPENLAVLRHIALNLIKKETTAKKKSIKSKRLKAGWDNDYLMKILEG, from the coding sequence ATGCAGAACTCAAACATCAGCAGTCATTTTGAAAATTTAACCGACCCCCGAAGAGACAACAAAAGACATAAACTAATTGATATTATTACGATTGCTATTTGCGCCGTTATCTGCAATGCCGACAATTATGAACAAATCTGTCTGTTTGGCAATGCAAAATACGACTGGTTTAAAAAATTTTTGGAACTTCCCCATGGGATACCCTCTGCTGACACTTTTGAACGAATTTTCTCCCGCATCGACCCCGAGGAGTTTAAACAATCCTTTCTGGACTGGATACAGGCAATCAGGCAAATTACCAAAGGAGAAGTTGTTGCCGTTGATGGCAAAACGCTTCGGCACTCTCATGACAAAAGTAATGGCAAGTCCGCCATTCATATGGTTAGCGCCTGGGCTTCGGCTAATGGAATCGTTTTGGGACAAAGGAAAACAGATGCCAAATCAAATGAAATAACCGCTATTCCGGAACTCCTCAAAACTCTGGAAATAGCAGGCTGCATTGTAACCATTGATGCTATGGGCTGTCAGACAAAAATTGCCGAAGATATTGTTAACAAAAACGCCGATTACGTCTTAGCCTTGAAGGGCAATCAAAGCAATTTACATGAAAATATCGCTTTGTATTTTGAAGAGCAAGCAGCCAAACAGTTTAAGGGGTGTCCATACGATTACTATGAAACGGTCGATGGCGAGCACGGGAAAATTGAAATCCGGCGTTATTGGACAACTTCGGATATCGACTGGCTTCAGGGCAAAGAGGATTGGCAAAATTTAAATACTATCTGTATGGTTGAACGCGAAAGGCATTTCACAGAGAAGATCGAAAAGGAAACAAGTTATTATATCGGCAGCCTCGAGAGTGATGCCAAACAATTTGGAGATGCGATACGAAACCACTGGGGCATTGAAAACAGTCTTCATTGGGTATTAGATGTGTCTTTCAGGGAAGATGATAGCAGAGCCAGAAAAGGCAACGCGCCTGAAAATCTTGCCGTACTCCGGCATATCGCGTTGAATTTGATAAAAAAAGAAACCACAGCGAAAAAGAAAAGTATAAAATCAAAAAGACTCAAAGCCGGATGGGATAATGACTATCTGATGAAGATTCTCGAAGGCTAA
- a CDS encoding HypC/HybG/HupF family hydrogenase formation chaperone produces MCLAIPSKIIDINTSSNIATIDVDGVRREASLMLLEDARVGDYVIVHAGFAIQKLDEEAALESLNLLRETFFSDPENSR; encoded by the coding sequence ATGTGTCTGGCGATTCCCTCCAAAATTATTGATATCAACACGAGCTCGAATATTGCCACCATAGATGTTGACGGGGTCAGACGGGAGGCCAGTCTAATGCTTCTCGAGGACGCCCGGGTGGGTGATTACGTGATTGTGCATGCCGGTTTTGCCATTCAGAAGCTGGATGAAGAGGCGGCCCTGGAATCACTCAATCTGCTCCGTGAAACATTTTTCTCAGATCCGGAAAACAGCCGGTAA
- the hypF gene encoding carbamoyltransferase HypF, whose translation MKTDLNGDTGIQAGSAPAARKIVVTGIVQGVGFRPFIYQLAIKHNLSGRVANTASGVSIHVEGDPSQIEAFLSDISSKTPPLARITDISSRSLSPENLTDFTISPSEAGAVKSTLISPDISICSDCLAELLDPKDRRYRYPFINCTNCGPRYTIIDDIPYDRPNTSMKHFKMCEACQAEYEDPQNRRFHAQPNACPVCGPQVQLFDRHMTEIPSGDPVSETVRLLKQGFIVAVKGLGGYHLAVDAENPEAVHALRQRKHRAEKPFALMSLDLETIRQYAQVADDEEKMLASPQRPIVFLKKRSSHCISDAVSPENRYFGVMLPYTPLHYLLLAHGFTALVMTSANLSEEPIVIANDEAFDRLSHIADYFLMHNRDIYLRSDDSIMRHTAGSPRFVRRSRGYVPTPIFLHRSLPPILACGAELKNTICLTKSDQAFLSQHIGDLENIKAFDFFKKTISHMKRILDIAPEIIAYDMHPGYLSTRYALEQSDATLVPIQHHHAHIVSCMAEHGIEGPVIGLSFDGTGYGTDGRIWGGEFLIAEPANFERPLHLAYMPMPGGEAAIKEPWRMAVSYLFETFGEEFESLDLPVLKTIPASKIRIIKDMIVKRINCPETSSLGRLFDAVASILGLRHQVSFEGQAAMALEMMARQKTNYLSAPDLYGYDLFTRDACEISVRPIINGIVKDLKKGVPPAEISSKFHLSLMSIYTDLCGRMRSETGINQVVLSGGVFQNALLLKGLIQGLEREGFRVFTQRQVPTNDGGIALGQAVAAAAAATG comes from the coding sequence ATGAAAACCGACCTTAACGGGGATACGGGAATACAAGCAGGCAGTGCCCCGGCTGCCCGAAAGATTGTTGTCACGGGTATCGTCCAGGGGGTCGGCTTTCGGCCGTTTATATATCAGCTGGCCATTAAGCACAACCTGAGCGGCCGGGTAGCCAACACCGCCTCGGGCGTGAGCATTCATGTGGAAGGCGATCCTTCACAGATTGAGGCGTTTCTATCGGATATCTCCTCAAAAACCCCGCCGCTTGCCCGGATCACCGATATTTCCAGCCGCTCTCTATCCCCTGAAAATTTAACGGATTTTACCATTTCCCCAAGCGAGGCCGGCGCGGTCAAATCCACGCTGATATCCCCGGATATTTCCATCTGTTCGGATTGCCTGGCGGAGCTGCTTGATCCCAAAGACCGCCGGTATCGGTATCCGTTCATTAACTGCACCAACTGCGGGCCCAGATATACGATTATCGATGATATTCCCTATGATCGACCGAATACCTCTATGAAGCATTTTAAAATGTGTGAAGCCTGCCAGGCGGAGTATGAGGATCCTCAAAATCGGCGGTTTCATGCCCAGCCCAATGCCTGTCCGGTTTGCGGGCCGCAGGTGCAGCTGTTTGACCGGCACATGACTGAAATCCCCTCCGGCGATCCGGTCAGCGAAACCGTCCGCCTGTTAAAACAAGGCTTTATCGTAGCGGTTAAAGGTCTGGGCGGGTATCATCTGGCTGTTGACGCTGAAAACCCTGAGGCGGTGCATGCGCTCCGGCAGCGAAAGCACCGGGCAGAAAAGCCGTTTGCCTTAATGTCTCTTGATTTGGAAACCATCCGGCAGTATGCACAGGTTGCAGATGATGAAGAAAAAATGCTTGCATCCCCGCAGCGGCCCATTGTCTTTTTAAAAAAGCGCAGCAGCCACTGTATTTCAGATGCGGTTTCCCCGGAAAACCGGTATTTTGGCGTGATGCTGCCCTATACGCCGCTGCATTATCTGCTGCTCGCCCATGGTTTTACCGCGCTTGTGATGACCAGCGCCAATTTAAGCGAAGAGCCGATTGTCATTGCCAATGACGAGGCGTTTGACCGCCTTTCCCATATTGCCGACTATTTTCTGATGCATAACCGGGATATTTATCTCCGAAGCGATGACTCGATCATGCGGCATACCGCCGGCAGTCCCCGGTTTGTCCGCCGATCCAGGGGATATGTGCCCACCCCCATATTTCTGCACCGATCCCTGCCGCCCATACTTGCCTGCGGTGCGGAGCTTAAAAATACCATCTGCCTGACCAAATCCGACCAGGCGTTTTTAAGCCAGCACATCGGTGATCTGGAAAATATTAAAGCATTTGATTTTTTCAAAAAGACCATTTCGCATATGAAGCGGATCCTGGATATCGCACCGGAGATTATCGCCTATGATATGCATCCCGGGTATTTGAGCACCCGGTACGCGCTGGAACAGAGTGATGCCACTTTGGTGCCGATTCAGCACCACCATGCCCACATTGTAAGCTGCATGGCGGAACATGGAATAGAAGGTCCGGTGATCGGGCTTTCCTTTGACGGCACCGGATACGGGACCGACGGCCGGATATGGGGAGGCGAATTCCTGATTGCGGAGCCGGCAAATTTTGAACGGCCGCTTCATCTGGCCTATATGCCCATGCCGGGCGGGGAGGCGGCCATCAAAGAGCCGTGGCGGATGGCGGTAAGCTATCTTTTCGAGACCTTTGGCGAGGAGTTTGAAAGCCTGGATCTGCCGGTTCTTAAAACCATACCCGCAAGTAAAATCCGCATTATCAAAGATATGATCGTAAAACGCATCAATTGCCCGGAAACCTCGAGCCTTGGCCGGTTGTTTGACGCGGTGGCGTCCATACTGGGCCTTCGCCACCAGGTGAGTTTTGAAGGACAGGCGGCCATGGCCCTTGAAATGATGGCCCGCCAAAAGACCAATTATTTAAGTGCGCCCGACCTCTATGGGTATGATCTTTTCACCCGTGATGCCTGCGAAATTTCCGTACGCCCGATCATCAATGGAATCGTTAAAGATTTGAAAAAAGGAGTTCCGCCGGCTGAGATCAGTTCAAAATTTCATTTAAGCCTCATGAGCATTTACACGGACCTTTGCGGCCGGATGCGCAGTGAAACCGGCATTAATCAGGTGGTTTTGAGCGGCGGGGTATTCCAGAATGCCCTCTTGCTAAAGGGGCTGATTCAGGGGCTTGAACGGGAAGGCTTCCGGGTGTTTACCCAGCGCCAGGTTCCGACCAATGACGGCGGCATTGCGCTGGGTCAGGCGGTGGCGGCGGCAGCCGCGGCAACCGGATAA